The following proteins are co-located in the Manihot esculenta cultivar AM560-2 chromosome 7, M.esculenta_v8, whole genome shotgun sequence genome:
- the LOC110618627 gene encoding abscisic acid receptor PYL4 → MPAAASLQLQRTTATTTALPCHKHSPPTVIWRVPLIWDSSSVPDYVSCYHTRSVGPNQCCSAVVKIINAPVSTVWSIVRRFDNPQAYKHFVKSCHLINGDGDIGTLRQVHVVSGLPAESSTERLEILDDERHVLSFSVIGGNHRLNNYRSVTTLHASPGENGTVVIESYVVDIPAGNTKEDTCSFADTIVRCNLESLAQMSENMAKNTQIKISSPSPSSS, encoded by the coding sequence ATGCCTGCTGCAGCTTCCCTGCAACTCCAAAGAACCACCGCCACAACCACCGCTCTCCCTTGCCACAAGCACTCTCCACCCACCGTCATATGGCGGGTTCCTCTCATTTGGGATTCTTCTTCTGTTCCTGATTATGTTTCTTGCTACCATACTCGTAGCGTTGGACCTAACCAGTGCTGCTCCGCTGTCGTCAAGATTATAAATGCACCTGTCTCCACCGTCTGGTCTATTGTTCGCCGTTTCGATAACCCTCAAGCTTATAAACACTTTGTCAAGAGCTGTCATCTCATCAACGGTGATGGAGATATAGGCACACTCAGGCAGGTTCATGTGGTGTCTGGACTTCCTGCTGAGTCAAGTACTGAGAGACTTGAGATTCTTGATGATGAACGTCATGTCTTGAGCTTTAGCGTGATTGGCGGCAACCACCGGCTAAATAATTACCGATCAGTGACCACGCTCCACGCTTCTCCGGGTGAAAACGGTACGGTTGTTATTGAATCATATGTGGTTGATATACCGGCAGGGAATACAAAGGAAGATACATGTAGCTTCGCCGATACAATTGTACGGTGCAACTTGGAATCTCTGGCTCAGATGTCTGAGAACATGGCCAAGAACACCCAGATAAAGATATCATCTCCATCGCCATCATCATCTTGA
- the LOC110618859 gene encoding protein trichome birefringence-like 33, with protein MKSPLSASSSSVLIRKARLSPFLFTLLAFIVFVAILYGEDFMCLLGQLDPNSGSLLTRTEKKWEKLPFAIGKTPEGCDIFSGRWVRDDLTRPLYDESECPYIQPQLTCQEHGRPDKDYQYWRWQPHGCDLPSFNATLMLETLRGKRMMFVGDSLNRGQYVSMVCLLHRLIPEDAKSMETFDSLTVFTAKEYNATIEFYWAPFLLESNSDNAVIHRISDRIVRKGSINKHGKHWKKVDIMVFNTYLWWMTGLKMKILRGSFDDEAKDIVEIATEDAYRMAMKSMLRWVRKNMNPRKTRVFFTSMSPSHGKSIDWGGEPGLNCYNETTLIDNTTYWGSDCRKSIMEVIGEVFSKSKFPISFLNITQLSSYRKDAHTSIYKKQWSPLTPEQLANPVSYADCVHWCLPGLQDTWNELLFTKLFYP; from the exons ATGAAGTCTCCTctctctgcttcttcttcttctgtccTCATCAGAAAAGCTCGTCTCTCTCCATTTCTCTTCACTCTTCTTGCCTTCATTGTCTTCGTTGCTATCCTTTATGGCGAAGACTTCATGTGTCTCCTCGGCCAACTCGACCCAAACTCCGGCAGCCTCCTAACAAGAACTG agaagaagtgggagaagCTACCTTTTGCCATTGGGAAGACACCAGAAGGGTGTGATATTTTCAGTGGGAGATGGGTGAGGGATGACTTGACTCGTCCACTTTACGATGAGTCGGAATGTCCTTATATTCAACCGCAGTTGACTTGCCAAGAACATGGCAGGCCTGATAAAGATTATCAATACTGGAGATGGCAACCTCATGGCTGTGATCTTCCAAG TTTCAATGCCACGTTGATGCTTGAGACCCTACGAGGAAAGAgaatgatgtttgttggggaCTCATTGAACCGTGGCCAGTATGTTTCTATGGTCTGTCTTCTTCATAGACTCATCCCTGAAGATGCCAAATCCATGGAGACTTTCGATTCACTCACTGTCTTCACTGCCAAG gAGTATAATGCCACGATTGAGTTCTACTGGGCACCATTTCTTCTAGAATCAAATTCTGACAATGCTGTCATTCATAGGATATCTGATAGGATTGTAAGGAAAGGTTCAATCAACAAACATGGCAAGCATTGGAAAAAAGTTGATATTATGGTCTTCAATACTTATCTATGGTGGATGACTGGTCTCAAAATGAAGATCTT GCGAGGGTCTTTCGACGACGAAGCGAAAGATATCGTGGAGATAGCGACGGAAGACGCTTACCGGATGGCAATGAAAAGTATGTTGAGATGGGTTAGAAAGAATATGAACCCTAGGAAAACTAGGGTCTTCTTCACCAGCATGTCACCTTCTCATGGAAA GAGCATAGATTGGGGAGGTGAACCGGGACTCAACTGTTATAACGAGACAACTTTGATAGATAATACGACCTACTGGGGTTCGGATTGCAGGAAGAGCATAATGGAAGTGATAGGAGAAGTGTTTAGTAAATCGAAATTCCCAATCTCATTTCTGAACATAACTCAACTATCAAGTTATAGAAAAGATGCACACACATCAATCTACAAGAAGCAATGGAGTCCATTGACTCCTGAGCAGCTAGCTAATCCTGTAAGCTATGCAGATTGTGTGCATTGGTGTTTACCTGGCCTTCAAGATACTTGGAATGAGCTTCTATTTACCAAACTCTTTTATCCTTAA